A portion of the Myripristis murdjan chromosome 13, fMyrMur1.1, whole genome shotgun sequence genome contains these proteins:
- the scg2a gene encoding secretogranin-2a: protein MLSLHRASAAGKTFLLCFSPLLLLLLLDSSGVQGASIREHRLRGSESVPERGNPHHAPDADMLKALEYIESLHQKTGTDPQQHSPPIPEYDASHLDDTKKLRTMLTLASNPNPMQSKGLAEEDKKAEEKEGGEGNKEDKTPEWLQAVLSTLQQTEKASKPASLHSNTADLYPGEKDNIYPLVQQQHGIKAHKKHPLMFEDDAEGEGEEEERGETSDHDSPFKRTNENVEEKYTPQNLATLQSVFEELGRLTNAKASHKRQVEDDDEEADDEEEDGDDDVFDVRNLAYEDTAGEVADWAPLEEQENEDEEEEEKNNKHEMDRGLDYGDDEEEEGDGNDDIEDEEDDGESYSVKRSSDSGPQEDSDDIANLVDYYLLKVLEKTEEEEQKRELQEERERAERRVAQSQRRDNIDPRAIYQLIQISQKFQIPPEDLLDMLKTGETRNQGKALLRNQAQSNMGNELARLEDKLSQISSTKKHKSPEVKFFNRRLPDRQTSNNLEDRRREEILKILGLGGMGNQEPAPLRNQKQHRNSQSELYNQPGGRSGEFTPTQRRLPDKLKDDYDDSLDEDELAAYLAAQILAQYPDPAYSRKKVGQKRDDAGQNTAGSFEEAIQDYFDQMDSDKSPPQKRQSETQTQSLDDEELMMKLLSYLNPEIQENDENDVDAKTVQGM from the coding sequence ATGCTGTCACTCCACAGGGCCTCCGCAGCAGGGAAAACtttcctcctgtgtttttccccccttcttttACTTCTCCTCCTTGATTCCTCCGGTGTTCAAGGGGCTTCAATACGAGAACACAGACTGAGAGGAAGCGAGTCAGTCCCAGAGAGAGGAAACCCCCACCATGCTCCTGACGCCGACATGCTAAAAGCTTTGGAGTACATTGAGAGCCTCCACCAAAAAACTGGTACAGACCCCCAACAACACTCCCCGCCAATCCCTGAGTACGATGCCAGTCACCTTGACGACACAAAAAAACTGCGCACTATGCTAACACTGgcttctaaccctaaccctatgcAAAGCAAGGGTCTGGCTGAAGAAGATAAgaaagcagaagagaaagagggaggggagggtaATAAGGAGGATAAGACGCCAGAATGGCTGCAGGCTGTGCTCAGTACCCTTCAGCAGACGGAAAAAGCCTCCAAGCCGGCCTCACTTCACTCCAACACCGCTGACCTCTACCCAGGcgaaaaagacaacatttatcccttggtgcagcagcagcatggcatCAAGGCTCATAAGAAGCACCCATTAATGTTTGAGGACGATGCGGAGGgcgaaggagaggaggaagagagaggggagacttCAGACCACGACAGCCCCTTCAAACGTACCAATGAGAACGTGGAGGAGAAGTACACGCCTCAGAACCTGGCCACTCTGCAGTCAGTGTTTGAGGAACTTGGGAGGCTGACCAATGCCAAGGCCTCGCATAAACGGCAGGTGGAGGATGATGACGAGGAGgcagatgatgaagaggaagatggTGATGACGATGTGTTTGACGTGAGAAACCTGGCTTACGAAGACACAGCTGGGGAAGTCGCAGACTGGGCTCCACTTGAGGAACAGGagaatgaagatgaggaggaagaagagaagaacaACAAACACGAGATGGACCGAGGTCTGGATTATggagatgatgaggaggaagaaggtgACGGCAATGATGATAtagaggatgaagaggacgaTGGTGAAAGCTACTCAGTCAAGAGATCCTCTGACTCAGGCCCGCAAGAAGATTCAGACGACATTGCTAACCTCGTTGACTATTATCTTCTGAAAGTGCTggagaaaacagaagaggaggagcagaaacgAGAgctgcaggaagagagagaaagagccgaGAGGAGGGTGGCTCAGTCGCAGCGCAGAGACAATATAGACCCACGGGCCATCTACCAGCTCATTCAGATCTCCCAGAAATTCCAGATACCACCAGAGGACCTGTTGGACATGCTCAAGACTGGAGAAACGAGAAATCAAGGCAAAGCTCTACTAAGAAACCAGGCACAGTCAAATATGGGCAACGAGTTAGCCAGGCTAGAAGACAAACTCTCTCAGATATCCTCAACGAAGAAACACAAGAGTCCAGAAGTAAAGTTCTTCAACAGACGCCTACCTGACAGACAAACTAGTAACAACCTGGAGGACAGACGGAGGGAAGAGATCCTCAAGATCCTGGGACTGGGCGGAATGGGAAATCAAGAACCAGCTCCTCTCAGGAACCAGAAGCAACACAGAAATTCACAGTCAGAACTGTACAATCAGCCCGGGGGGCGGTCGGGGGAATTCACTCCTACGCAAAGGCGCCTTCCCGATAAATTAAAGGATGACTACGATGACAGCTTGGACGAGGATGAACTGGCGGCATATCTGGCAGCTCAGATCCTGGCGCAGTATCCCGACCCGGCATACAGTCGCAAGAAGGTGGGCCAAAAGCGGGACGATGCAGGACAGAACACGGCAGGCTCTTTTGAAGAAGCGATACAGGACTACTTTGATCAAATGGACTCGGATAAAAGCCCACCGCAAAAGAGACAGTCTGAGACTCAAACGCAAAGCTTGGATGATGAAGAACTGATGATGAAACTGCTGAGCTACTTAAACCCAGAAATCCAGGAGAACGATGAGAATGACGTTGATGCCAAAACTGTCCAAGGAATGTAA